A genomic region of Cannabis sativa cultivar Pink pepper isolate KNU-18-1 chromosome 1, ASM2916894v1, whole genome shotgun sequence contains the following coding sequences:
- the LOC133035363 gene encoding uncharacterized protein LOC133035363 has translation MLAIIDVLRETCYWLDSIGLPPPNKIKSLMAMTFDYYNASSNRQPKKSGITWKSIKCPQQISDFECGYYVMRYMREFCMNSRPINWLTTQWNGKKTYTKQEIDEIRLEWADQFLEEITEDGVLLIE, from the exons ATGCTAGCAATTATTGATGTATTGCGTGAAACATGTTATTGGCTTGACTCAATTGGATTACCCCcgcctaataaaattaaatctctAATGGCAAT GACTTTTGATTACTACAATGCTTCCAGTAATAGGCAGCCAAAAAAGTCTGGCATTACATGGAAATCTATAAAA TGTCCTCAACAAATATCGGATTTTGAGTGTGGATATTATGTAATGAGATACATGCGTGaattttgcatgaattctagACCTATCAATTGGCTAACCACTCaa TGGAATGGGAAAAAAACTTATACAAAAcaagaaattgatgaaattcgTTTGGAATGGGCTGACCAATTTTTAGAAGAAATTACAGAAGATGGAGTGCTTTTAATTGAGTGA
- the LOC133035368 gene encoding uncharacterized protein LOC133035368, with the protein MVELRRDKLIQFEDGLLLVVDEAAIYRQVLGEGKYGWLRGLGPTPGKKISVELSSKHKEIEEERLDKLEKIIEDLRKDQDNNVARIVQENMKIFYESQQGRLLEERSSESPIRIPSMDKQNSFFTQLEPSKEKDQPSSSQKPTKSSSNLEEVRDSPIKFEIPKDTPKGVKAALLAVRFIKASHTFSMVMDPEILDNDEYLHISPIDVIHLGTMKRIGAACIVFYIRILHEKLVKANRAQYFRFFHPILALDSCQAQNAMTMADRMEGMWLWK; encoded by the exons ATGGTTGAGTTGCGACGAGACAAACTTATTCAATTTGAAGATGGCTTGCTACTAGTAGTTGATgaggctgctatatataggcaGGTGTTAGGTGAAGGAAAATATGGTTGGTTACGAGGTTTAGGTCCTACACCTGGAAAAAAGATCTCAGTGGAATTATCATCCAAACATAAAGAGATTGAAGAAGAACGTTTGGACAAATTAGAGAAAATCATTGAAGATCTAAGGAAGGATCAAGATAATAATGTTGCAAGAATCGTTCaagagaatatgaaaatattctaTGAATCACAACAAGGCAGATTATTAGAGGAACGATCATCAGAGTCACCAATCAGAATTCCATCAATG gATAAACAAAATAGTTTTTTCACGCAACTGGAGCCAAGTAAAGAAAAAGATCAACCCTCATCTTCACAAAAACCCACTAAATCGTCCTCAAATTTAGAAGAAGTGCGAGATTCTCCAATTAAATTTGAGATTCCTAAGGACACTCCAAAGGGTGTAAAAGCTGCATTACTAGCTGTTCGATTTATAAAAGCTTCACACACTTTTTCCATGGTCATGGACCCAGAAATTTTGGATAATGATGAATATTTACATATTTCACCTATTGATGTAATTCATCTAGGCACTATGAAACGGATTGGAGCTGCTTGCATAGTATTTTACATTAG GATCTTACATGAAAAGTTGGTGAAGGCAAATCGAGCACAATATTTTCGTTTCTTTCATCCAATTTTAGCTTTGGATTCATGTCAAGCACAAAATGCAATGACAATGGCAGATCGCATGGAAGGAATGTGGCTATGGAAGTGA
- the LOC115712463 gene encoding uncharacterized protein LOC115712463 yields MIDKKWIFQENRLSVEYFNGLKNFLKLSSFHLNDENKIRCPCVSCMNLYYYDLETIERHIFVKGFYTKYVLWEFHGEDITGIHEDQENAESNVEEDNTLYDSDDEDDDDMIPALEDLANQSHRNSDFVNLGDSNGDNNARNSFPNLFDEAEKELYPGCTVFSSLTFIVNLMHIKVMCDWSNKSFDLLLDLLWKAFPKDNKIPRSYYEAKKMLRDLGLRYETIHVCKDNCDLFWKENENAERCPVCDHERYKFQGTKGKKIPYKKMQYFPITPRLQRLFMSRHTSTDMRWHKEERVDTDGELRHPADAEVWKDFDRQYPNFAKETRNVRLGFATDGFNPFGDLSNAHSMWPVLLMPYNMPPWKCMKREFVMMALLIPGLSAPGKDIDVFLRPLIDELKEL; encoded by the coding sequence atgatagatAAGAAGTGGATTTTCCAAGAGAATAGATTATCGGTGGAGTATTTCAACGGACTtaagaattttcttaaattatcatCCTTTCACTTGAATGATGAAAATAAGATTCGATGTCCATGTGTTTCATGTATGAACTTATACTATTATGACTTGGAGACAATTGAGCGTCATATATTTGTAAAAggattttatacaaaatatgttCTATGGGAGTTTCACGGGGAAGATATCACAGGAATACACGAGGATCAAGAGAATGCAGAATCAAACGTTGAGGAAGACAACACATTATATGatagtgatgatgaagatgatgacgATATGATACCAGCATTAGAGGATTTAGCTAATCAATCTCATAGAAATAGTGATTTTGTGAACCTTGGAGATTCAAATGGCGACAACAATGCAAGGAATTCATTTCCTAACTTATTTGATGAAGCTGAAAAGGAGTTGTACCCCGGATGCACGGTATTCTCAAGCttaacatttattgttaatctaaTGCACATTAAAGTGATGTGTGATTGGAGTAACAAATCATTTGATCTGCTATTGGACTTACTTTGGAAAGCATTTCCCAAAGACAATAAGATTCCACGGTCGTATTACGAGGCTAAGAAAATGTTGCGTGATCTTGGTTTAAGATATGAAACCATTCATGTGTGTAAGGACAATTGTGATTTATTTTGGAAAGAGAATGAAAATGCTGAAAGATGTCCTGTATGTGATCATGAACGATACAAATTTCAAGGAACTAAAGGCAAGAAGATCCCATACAAAAAGATGCAATATTTTCCCATAACTCCACGTCTACAACGACTTTTTATGTCTCGCCATACATCAACTGATATGAGGTGGCATAAGGAAGAACGTGTTGATACTGATGGTGAACTTAGACACCCAGCTGATGCAGAAGTCTGGAAGGATTTCGATCGACAATATCCtaattttgcaaaagaaactagaAATGTTAGGTTGGGATTTGCAACAGATGGATTCAATCCATTCGGTGATTTATCAAACGCACATAGTATGTGGCCAGTGTTGCTAATGCCATATAACATGCCTCCATGGAAATGTATGAAACGAGAATTCGTAATGATGGCATTACTAATTCCAGGACTCAGTGCTCCAGGCAAAGACATAGATGTCTTTTTACGACCTCTAATTGATGAGCTCAAGGAATTATGA